In Thermotoga sp. Ku-13t, one genomic interval encodes:
- a CDS encoding GDP-L-fucose synthase, giving the protein MKKDSRIYVAGHKGMVGSAIVRKLKEKGYTNIIVRTHQELDLTDQRAVREFFEQERPEYIFLAAAKVGGILANMTYKADFIYQNIMIAANVIEASYRYGVKKLLNLGSSCIYPKHAPQPMKEEYLLTGPLEPTNEPYAIAKIAAIKLCRYFNEQYGTNFISVMPTNLYGPNDNYNLETAHVIAAIMRKFHLAKLLMKQDWDGLIKEMKRYPLGFGLDDRIDFNSKESILQALEMVGVKKNSVVVWGTGNVYREFLHVDDLADACVYLMENIDAKDMRKICPDYFVNVGTGEDIMLNDLYEMVKNIVGYEGEIEHDTNKPDGVARKLLDVGRLRSLGWKHRISLSEGVRKVYTETFS; this is encoded by the coding sequence GTGAAGAAAGATTCCAGGATATACGTTGCGGGCCACAAGGGAATGGTCGGCAGTGCGATCGTGAGAAAACTGAAAGAAAAAGGATACACGAACATAATCGTCAGAACCCACCAGGAACTCGATCTGACAGACCAAAGAGCGGTGCGCGAGTTTTTCGAACAAGAAAGGCCTGAGTACATCTTCCTCGCGGCTGCGAAAGTTGGTGGCATCCTCGCGAACATGACCTACAAAGCTGATTTCATATACCAGAACATCATGATCGCAGCCAACGTGATCGAGGCTTCGTACAGATATGGAGTCAAGAAACTCCTCAACCTGGGCTCGTCATGCATCTATCCCAAGCACGCACCACAACCCATGAAAGAAGAATACCTGCTCACAGGCCCACTCGAACCAACAAATGAACCTTACGCGATAGCCAAGATCGCAGCGATAAAGTTGTGCCGCTACTTCAACGAGCAGTACGGAACTAACTTCATATCCGTGATGCCCACGAACCTCTACGGTCCCAACGACAACTACAATTTGGAAACGGCCCACGTAATAGCGGCGATCATGAGAAAATTCCATCTTGCAAAACTGCTCATGAAGCAAGACTGGGATGGATTAATCAAAGAGATGAAGAGATACCCACTCGGTTTTGGACTGGACGACAGGATAGACTTCAACAGTAAAGAAAGCATCCTTCAGGCGCTCGAGATGGTGGGCGTGAAAAAGAACAGTGTGGTTGTTTGGGGAACTGGAAACGTCTATCGAGAATTTCTTCACGTCGACGATCTCGCCGACGCGTGCGTTTATCTGATGGAAAACATCGATGCGAAAGATATGAGAAAGATCTGTCCAGACTATTTCGTGAACGTCGGAACCGGCGAAGACATCATGCTCAACGATCTGTACGAGATGGTGAAGAACATCGTGGGATACGAAGGTGAGATAGAGCACGACACGAACAAACCAGATGGAGTGGCGAGAAAACTCCTGGACGTTGGTAGATTGAGAAGCCTGGGATGGAAACACAGAATCTCGTTGAGTGAGGGTGTAAGAAAGGTTTACACGGAAACTTTCAGTTGA
- a CDS encoding mannose-1-phosphate guanylyltransferase, whose amino-acid sequence MKCVILAGGSGERFWPLSTKETPKQFLKLFSNKTLLRETFERISFRLKPQDIYIVTNHSYAETTYKEIPELPKENVLLEPAKKNTAPACTYATLMFDPEEIVFIVPSDHYIPETEKFWRCVEIAGRFLQTHEGIITFGIVPTRAETAYGYIEAGEQIEPGVFEAKKFHEKPDRDTASIYIKQDNYFWNSGMFLYRVSYFIEQMKKHAPQVIGPFLMEKDIKKIYEQAPSISIDYALMEKADRIFMLKADFVWSDVGSFRSLKELGVANSKRAVVMNGENLFVRTSKPTIVIGVSDVAVVESEHGILVCKMDQLDKLRDALKMLETNAST is encoded by the coding sequence ATGAAATGCGTCATTCTGGCAGGGGGTAGCGGGGAACGATTCTGGCCTCTGTCAACGAAAGAAACTCCGAAGCAATTTTTGAAGCTTTTCTCGAACAAAACTCTTTTGAGAGAAACTTTTGAAAGAATTTCCTTCAGACTGAAACCACAGGACATCTACATCGTCACGAACCATTCTTACGCGGAGACCACTTACAAAGAGATACCGGAGCTTCCAAAAGAAAACGTGTTGCTCGAACCAGCGAAAAAAAACACCGCTCCCGCATGCACGTACGCAACTCTGATGTTCGATCCAGAAGAGATCGTGTTCATCGTTCCATCGGACCACTACATACCAGAGACTGAGAAATTCTGGCGGTGCGTGGAAATCGCCGGGCGGTTTTTACAAACGCACGAAGGTATCATCACTTTTGGCATAGTGCCAACCCGTGCAGAAACAGCTTATGGATACATTGAGGCAGGCGAGCAGATCGAACCGGGTGTCTTCGAAGCTAAAAAGTTCCATGAGAAACCGGACCGTGACACCGCCTCCATCTACATAAAGCAGGACAACTACTTCTGGAACAGCGGCATGTTCCTCTACAGAGTGAGCTACTTCATCGAGCAGATGAAGAAGCACGCACCACAGGTGATAGGACCTTTCCTGATGGAGAAGGACATAAAAAAAATCTACGAACAGGCTCCATCCATAAGCATAGACTACGCCCTCATGGAAAAAGCGGACAGGATCTTCATGTTGAAAGCAGATTTTGTCTGGTCAGACGTTGGCAGTTTCAGATCGCTGAAAGAACTCGGTGTGGCCAATTCGAAGCGAGCGGTTGTGATGAACGGGGAAAATCTGTTCGTGAGAACGAGCAAACCAACGATCGTGATAGGTGTTAGCGATGTCGCTGTGGTCGAGAGTGAGCACGGAATACTGGTCTGCAAGATGGACCAACTGGATAAATTGAGAGACGCTCTGAAAATGCTTGAAACAAATGCATCGACGTAG
- a CDS encoding glycosyltransferase family 2 protein yields the protein METLISIVTPTYNVKEELLDTLLCVSELKRLHPSIEYLIIDGNSQDGTLELITEYHRKGVVDRFISEKDSGVYNALNKGIKMSAGKYILIVGAGDTLVPGKFKKIVEIIREEAPDIVYGDQLMIDPKTRKIRRCFIPGPFSIEKLNFGWHPPHASMLVKTDLLKSIGGFDERYRIASDIKMHWQVFSKAKTVVYVPEILSIFRLGGMSNASLKNIVKANIESYRIAKELKFKFPAFVVLGKMLWKTKMKFLTPFMKIDEEIKQLLERGVMRA from the coding sequence TTGGAGACATTGATCAGCATCGTTACACCAACCTACAACGTAAAAGAAGAGCTGCTCGATACACTGTTGTGTGTGTCCGAGCTAAAAAGGCTCCATCCATCGATCGAGTATCTGATCATCGATGGAAACTCGCAGGACGGCACGCTGGAACTCATCACTGAGTACCACCGAAAAGGTGTGGTCGACAGATTCATCTCTGAGAAAGACAGCGGCGTGTACAACGCGCTGAACAAAGGTATAAAGATGAGTGCTGGAAAATACATCCTGATCGTCGGGGCTGGCGACACGCTCGTTCCGGGCAAGTTTAAAAAGATCGTCGAAATAATCCGTGAAGAAGCACCTGACATCGTCTACGGAGATCAGCTCATGATAGATCCGAAGACAAGAAAGATTCGCAGATGCTTCATCCCTGGGCCTTTCTCGATAGAAAAACTGAACTTTGGCTGGCATCCACCGCACGCGAGCATGCTTGTGAAAACAGATCTTTTGAAATCCATAGGCGGTTTCGACGAAAGATACCGCATCGCGTCCGACATAAAGATGCACTGGCAGGTGTTTTCGAAGGCAAAGACTGTAGTGTACGTACCCGAAATTCTGTCGATATTCCGTCTTGGTGGCATGAGCAACGCGAGTCTCAAAAACATCGTGAAGGCGAACATTGAAAGTTACAGGATAGCGAAGGAACTCAAGTTCAAGTTCCCCGCATTCGTTGTGCTCGGCAAGATGCTGTGGAAAACCAAGATGAAATTCCTCACACCGTTCATGAAGATCGACGAGGAAATCAAACAGCTTCTCGAGAGGGGCGTCATGAGAGCATGA
- a CDS encoding glycosyltransferase family 1 protein: MRVGINLLWLKPKAIGGVEIFVKNLLRGFDELSPDMEFVVFVNRTALDYVKSWRISDRYQLVVKDVDPFNVFRALVYQRLHMKKLCTKYRIDLLFHPTPIYPIGRIRNVKQVVTIHDLQFLHYPQYATKLQKLKYLYSWKKCLQHADKVIAISNFTKQDILNNFHVKEDKITVIHNPVVLPETPADFSEISKRLGVEKKEYFYTISSLLPHKNTEALIQLMRLIEQEKPPAVPNKLIISGIGKLQGTRIERMINEFGLSDRIIFTGFVSDEEKRALLENCYCFLFPSLFEGFGMPPVEALMLNVPVVTTKAGAIEETTMGLAIYVDNPTDEREWLEKIVHEVPRFSAAGANHLKDKYDFKNVSERYVSEFYELISLDKGTHQQKEG; encoded by the coding sequence ATGCGTGTAGGGATCAACTTACTCTGGTTGAAACCGAAGGCCATAGGCGGAGTTGAGATATTCGTCAAGAACCTGTTGAGAGGCTTCGACGAACTGTCTCCAGATATGGAATTCGTCGTGTTTGTCAACCGCACGGCGCTCGACTACGTAAAGTCCTGGAGAATAAGCGATCGGTATCAACTGGTTGTGAAAGATGTTGATCCTTTCAACGTCTTCAGAGCGCTGGTCTACCAGCGTCTGCACATGAAGAAATTGTGCACGAAATACAGGATCGATCTACTGTTCCATCCTACCCCGATTTATCCGATCGGAAGGATCAGGAATGTTAAACAGGTGGTCACCATTCATGATCTACAGTTTCTTCATTATCCACAGTACGCGACGAAACTCCAAAAGCTCAAATATCTCTACTCATGGAAGAAATGCCTTCAACATGCGGACAAGGTGATCGCCATTTCCAACTTCACCAAACAAGATATACTGAACAATTTCCACGTGAAAGAAGACAAAATCACTGTCATCCACAATCCCGTGGTTCTACCGGAAACGCCGGCAGACTTTTCAGAAATCAGTAAGCGCCTCGGGGTTGAGAAGAAGGAATATTTTTACACCATAAGCTCCCTGTTGCCACACAAGAACACAGAAGCCCTCATACAATTGATGAGGCTGATCGAACAAGAAAAACCACCGGCAGTTCCAAACAAATTGATCATCTCTGGCATTGGAAAGTTGCAAGGAACGAGGATTGAACGAATGATCAATGAATTCGGTCTATCCGATCGGATAATATTCACCGGTTTCGTCAGTGATGAAGAAAAACGAGCTCTTCTGGAAAACTGTTACTGTTTTCTTTTTCCAAGTCTTTTCGAAGGTTTTGGAATGCCACCAGTTGAAGCACTGATGCTGAACGTACCGGTCGTAACGACGAAGGCAGGAGCTATTGAAGAAACTACCATGGGTCTCGCGATATATGTGGACAACCCTACTGACGAACGAGAATGGCTTGAAAAGATTGTGCACGAAGTACCAAGATTCAGCGCGGCTGGTGCAAACCACTTGAAGGATAAGTACGACTTCAAAAATGTATCTGAACGTTACGTGAGCGAATTCTATGAACTCATCAGTTTAGATAAAGGTACTCATCAGCAGAAGGAAGGTTGA
- the gmd gene encoding GDP-mannose 4,6-dehydratase gives MKKALITGITGQDGSFLAEFLLEKGYEVHGIIRRSSSFNTARIDHLYRDPHEKDVRLFLHYGDLTDSTNLIRLLQQIQPDEIYNLGAQSHVKVSFETPEYTANADALGVLRLLEAIRLLGLEKKVKFYQASTSELFGKAVEVPQKETTPFYPRSPYAVAKLYAYWITVNYREAYGIFACNGILFNHESERRGETFVTRKITRAATRILVGTQKRLYLGNLNAVRDWGYAKDYVEGMWLMLQQPEPDDYILATGEGHTVREFCEKAFREIGIELEWVGHGVDEKGIVKNVDEYKTEEYVQKLKEKHPDLRNFKLSVDHLKKGDIVVEIDPRYFRPTEVDLLIGDATKARTKLGWKPRVNFEELIKIMVEHDLGLAIKEKWRNERIHQ, from the coding sequence ATGAAGAAAGCCCTCATAACGGGAATCACAGGCCAGGATGGCAGTTTTCTGGCAGAGTTTCTGCTCGAGAAGGGTTACGAGGTCCATGGCATAATTCGGCGAAGTTCCTCTTTCAACACGGCACGCATAGATCATCTTTACCGCGATCCTCACGAAAAGGACGTTCGTTTGTTTCTCCACTACGGTGATCTCACAGACTCCACCAACCTGATCCGTTTGCTTCAGCAGATCCAGCCGGACGAGATCTACAACCTCGGTGCGCAGAGTCACGTGAAAGTTTCGTTCGAGACACCCGAATACACGGCCAACGCCGACGCGCTCGGTGTGCTCAGACTTCTTGAAGCTATCAGATTACTGGGTCTGGAAAAGAAAGTGAAGTTTTATCAGGCCAGCACGTCCGAATTGTTCGGAAAGGCTGTCGAAGTTCCCCAGAAAGAAACAACACCGTTCTATCCGAGGAGCCCCTACGCCGTTGCCAAGCTCTACGCCTATTGGATAACTGTCAATTATAGAGAAGCTTACGGTATCTTTGCCTGCAACGGCATACTCTTCAACCATGAGTCGGAGAGAAGGGGTGAAACCTTCGTCACCAGAAAGATCACCCGTGCCGCAACCAGGATACTCGTCGGCACTCAGAAGAGGCTTTATCTTGGAAACCTCAACGCGGTGAGGGACTGGGGCTACGCGAAAGATTACGTCGAGGGTATGTGGCTGATGCTGCAGCAACCCGAACCTGACGATTACATCCTCGCCACCGGTGAAGGACACACCGTGAGGGAATTCTGTGAGAAGGCGTTCAGAGAGATCGGCATCGAGCTGGAATGGGTGGGTCACGGTGTCGATGAAAAAGGCATCGTGAAAAATGTAGATGAGTATAAAACAGAGGAGTACGTTCAGAAACTGAAAGAAAAGCATCCTGATCTCAGGAACTTCAAACTCAGCGTGGACCATTTGAAAAAGGGTGACATCGTTGTGGAGATTGATCCGCGCTACTTCAGGCCAACAGAAGTGGACCTTCTCATCGGCGATGCGACGAAGGCGAGAACAAAACTCGGCTGGAAACCGCGCGTGAACTTTGAAGAGTTGATAAAGATCATGGTCGAGCACGATCTGGGTCTGGCGATCAAGGAGAAGTGGAGAAACGAGCGTATCCATCAATGA
- a CDS encoding glycosyltransferase family 4 protein, whose amino-acid sequence MKIVHIQIGPYSENWAYHENLLPKYHRKLGYEVTHVTFSLALSKSGKLIVSSEGMFVNGDGVKVVRLPHSRFLPVKLAYRLGLVNGLRKILRAEKPDLIYVHGAQRISNLELVRYLRECMKSHKKPILLVDNHADEFNSARNWLSRLIHKTLWRFVVKQLDRYATAFYAVNEACKNFLIRYYRLSPDRIEILPMGGDPDWFSPQNRNLVRRMLGISDDDFVMITGGKIDANKKTIELMEVVSKLPFEKIKLLIFGSVHESLRSRFNELLEQNKDRIRFVGWLSPKDMYSYFVAVDLGVFPGTQSVIWNHAIFCGLPLVLKRWPGMVDFTFNGKYSPCLLIDDVSELESVLYSVLTDFKLYEKMKKDASQVRGFFSYEYLAMTTLQRANDKKEHVAY is encoded by the coding sequence TTGAAGATTGTACACATCCAGATAGGGCCTTACTCTGAAAACTGGGCTTACCATGAGAATCTGCTTCCAAAATATCACAGAAAGCTTGGTTATGAAGTGACACACGTAACTTTCAGCCTGGCTTTATCGAAAAGTGGAAAACTTATCGTCAGTTCTGAGGGAATGTTCGTGAACGGGGATGGGGTAAAGGTGGTGAGATTACCCCATTCAAGGTTTTTACCCGTGAAACTTGCGTACAGACTCGGTTTAGTTAACGGATTACGAAAGATTCTCCGGGCGGAAAAACCTGACCTGATCTACGTGCATGGTGCACAAAGAATTTCTAACCTCGAGCTCGTTCGATACCTACGTGAATGTATGAAATCTCACAAGAAACCTATCCTGCTCGTTGACAATCATGCCGACGAGTTCAACTCGGCTCGTAATTGGCTGAGCAGGTTGATTCACAAAACGCTGTGGAGATTTGTAGTTAAACAGTTAGATAGGTACGCTACCGCGTTCTACGCGGTAAACGAAGCGTGTAAGAATTTTCTCATCAGGTACTACCGCCTATCGCCCGATCGCATCGAAATACTCCCAATGGGGGGTGATCCGGACTGGTTTTCTCCTCAGAACAGAAACCTGGTGCGCAGGATGCTTGGAATAAGCGACGACGATTTCGTCATGATAACCGGGGGCAAAATCGATGCCAACAAGAAGACGATCGAACTCATGGAAGTAGTATCTAAATTACCGTTTGAGAAAATAAAGTTACTCATCTTTGGCTCGGTTCATGAGTCTTTGAGAAGTAGGTTTAATGAGCTACTCGAACAGAACAAAGATAGAATCAGGTTCGTCGGATGGCTTTCTCCTAAGGATATGTACAGCTATTTCGTCGCGGTTGATCTTGGAGTCTTTCCAGGTACCCAATCTGTGATCTGGAACCATGCGATTTTTTGTGGCTTACCGCTTGTGCTGAAACGATGGCCTGGTATGGTTGATTTCACATTTAATGGCAAGTATTCCCCCTGCTTGCTGATAGATGATGTCTCTGAACTCGAATCGGTTCTTTACAGCGTACTGACAGATTTCAAACTGTATGAAAAGATGAAAAAAGACGCCAGTCAGGTTCGAGGCTTTTTCTCGTACGAGTACCTTGCAATGACGACATTACAAAGAGCGAATGATAAGAAAGAACATGTGGCCTATTGA